A stretch of DNA from Syngnathus acus chromosome 1, fSynAcu1.2, whole genome shotgun sequence:
ACAAAAACGCTGTTTTAAATGAGAACAAAATATGTgggtatttgttttttccagtaAAAAAACCCCAGTAAAGATTATGATTTTTCCTATTGGTAGATTACATTGACAAAGTTACAGCACTCTCTTCTTACATTAGTGGCTGCATTGAGGAACACGGTAATAGTGCTTGACTAAAAGCCCAATATTCCACCCACAGATGGCTCAGCCTTGCCACTGACCACTGAGCCTTCATCATCAGCTTCCTGTCTTCAGCCGAAAGCCAGTCAATGCTACCCGAAACGTCTCCCGGTTCGGCCTCTGAGAAGGAGTGCCGTTTCTTGTCGCTCGGGAAACAACTATGTCCGAGAAAAGTTCTGTCCTGCTCCCACAAGTATGTTACTAGCCAACAACAGAATCTACACAGTAAGCTataatgaaaaacaacaacaaatttcAATATAGCTGTATGTGTGGTATGTTACATCAATCATGGGAAATGTTCTGAAATTATCTATCTTAAAAATCCAGCATTTGAACAGCATATGCAGACTCACTGATACTGTGTGAAGattttgagggaaaaaaagtttctgaATTTTTAACCGTGAAAAGATTAAAGCGAGGGTACTGATTACTTTGCACACGTTCATTTTCTGCAACTTCTCTGACTTGATCTAGTAGACTTAGAAAAGGAGAAGAGGAGGCTTCAAAACATCCTGGCAACAGGACAAGAACAAGAAGAGACAGCCTCCCATAATGTTGCTGCGAATCGGAAGCCGGAAGTGGTCGAGGAGAAAGACCGCTATCAGGAAGGTCAGCATGTATGCACACTCATTGATTCATAAGGTAGAACATGTCTGGTAGCCTTCAAAGCACTCTTAAGTTAAACTTGGACTGTAATCGCAAGATCTGCACAATTCTGGTACTTGTGTCATGAGCGGAGAAATATGAGATGGTGGCAAGTCACGGAGAGCTTAGAATATGACGCACGCTGTTGCATTCTGTCCGACTGTATCATCAGAGTTCAGCTTCAGTAGGAAGACGTGGGTGACAgccaaaaaaatgtattctgtTGTAGTTCTGGATGAGATTCAGGAACGACGACAATTCCTGGCTGACATGTCCTCGCTTGGACAGGACAAGCAGTACAGCCACATCATTAACACAGAAATATCACAGGTAAACGGTTTTGCTTCAATTTAAACAACGTTATTGATTGATGAATTGTAAACTTTCAGATCAATTTGTGATTTTCATGAATTTCTGAACTGTATTGTAGAAAATCAGGGAATTAGAGGCGCTGAATGGCAAACTTTCTCGGGAAGCCGTGTCTGAGCTGAGTGTGGATTAGTTGAAAGTTTCACATTACATTCACAAGAAATAAATTACGATAATTCACTTGTATcagttttctttatttgtctGCCTTCCAGTCTCACCATTTATTCAATAACCTTGCTGCTGTGAttgccatgaaaaaaaagtgacagatgTGACATGGCAGAAGCGCCTCGGTTCACTGAGGAAGACGATGTttatatacaataaaataaatggcagTTATGCATCAGATTATCTTCCCCACCTTAAGACGAAACACACAACGCACGcacattaaaatataaattaacaCAAGACTTTCCAAGTTTAAAAGAGATGAAAACTGTTGTTTTGCCATTTCTAAAACTTAAAAATGCATATGTGACATTTATCATGAATAATATGCTCACGTAGACATTGGTAGTTGTCATGATTCACcgtgtttgaaataaatttgGTTTGCCTCCAAATAAAGTCAATAAATATTGTCACTCTGCTGCACCATATCTTCGACATGCGTAATAATAGTgaagccccaaaaaaaaaaaaaagacctcaaTGTCTTCTTTAAAAGCAGCTTGCATCGTACATAAAGTCATCTTTTGGACACTTTTTGTTAGTCTTTGCCAAATGTAGAGAACAAAAACAGCCTTTATGACATTATCTGATAAAGTGAGACGCCTTGAACTCAAAAGCTATCGGCCTTGGAAACTGATTACAGGTCACTTGAGCTTTGATCAGTGACTGCCAAGTAACACCTCACAAGTCAGTGCAGTACCGCAGAGAGCCACTCAACAATTGGGAGCGCTCTTAAGCACTTGAGATGGTTATCATTTTGACTCTTGGTGGAGGAGCGCCGCAGTGGCAGTCAGTGTGGCACTTCACCAGAGCCTGAAAACACTTCAAACCTGTTCGTGTGGATCAACTGTTGTCTTTTTGAGGACTTTTTCCAGATTCTCCTTTCAGACTCAGCCTCTTCAGGACCTTTATAGGTTTAAACTTTGccccttttttcttctgctgaTCTCCATCCGACTCCTTGTGGAAGTCtgatgaagggggggggggggattgacACAATTAGTGACAAATAATATAGGACTGAAAGTGACTGTAAAAAGTGTAGCGGTATGTTTGaagcataaaacaaaaattccaGTCAGTACCTTTTTTCTTCAGCACGGCTTCCATAAACttatcctcctcttcctccctgtGAGAAATGTGTTATTAGAGGTGACAGTGGCGGCATGTCATAAACTGGCGGCTCCCGAACAGGGGAAAATGTCTAAGGTAAAGAAGTGTCAAAGAATTTTGCAACACACTTCTGTCATAAACAACATGATTACCTTTGCCTGTCCTGATCCATACTGTTGACTATTTGGTTGCGTTGTTCAATGATGGTAACCAGCTCCGCCATCAGTTGTTGCTCACGGCTCTTGTCCTCCTCAGTCCACTCTTTCTCTGAGGGGAGGTGCAGGATGCATTTAGCTTATTTTTTATGCTTGTAAACGTACAGTATTGATAACTtgtaaaagacattttaaaaaaaggcaagtCTGTTCCTGCAAAAAGTAGTGATTGAATGAGCAATTTATTTCTCTCCACAACAGAGGCCTTTTTTAATCACCATGAGAATGTTGGGCATGGTACTCATATTCACCTCATGGCTATGATATTAATACACACAATAGGCACTTCCTGTGCGTCCACAGAGGAAGGCTGCAATCATGCTCAGATGGAGCAGATGAGCTTTGCACAGCTTTGAAACACAAACAGCTGGCGATCAAAGGAAGTAGTGCTTCCTTGAGCCCCCGAACTAACCTGGTTTGTTGAGAAGACACCTCAGCTCATACTCCACGTCGGCCTGTCTCTCCTCCAGGTTCTGCTGTTTCGCCCTGTGACGAGAATTAAACGTAGAGGGTCACACTTAGTAAGTCAATATTAAGGAGGTCGGTGACCTATGGGCTTTGAATAACATTTCAACTGAATTTAGTTTTCATTGTatgaatgggaaaaaaaacattgcactgATTACACAGCTCTGTCTGAAGCAGCAAAGATTTTTGGGACTTTTTGAGGTTACAAAATTGTAACACTTGCATCTTGCTGCATTCTGTTACTTACGTGTAGACCAGCTCGGCTTCACGCCGGACTAACTGATGTTTCTCATGAATGAGTGTGAACCAGTCAACCAAGAGGTgctcctcatcttcatctgAAAGCACAGATAGTCACCTATACACGTCTATGGAATTGTAGacaaagttataaaaacaagtgaatttaaGTTGATCTGTGAACTTTTGAATTCATGTTTTCAACTCTTCAACgtttcagtattttttgcgTGAGGAGATGGGTGACAAAATTCACAAggggtgttttatttttcccaagACATCtcctttttatattttatttataaatattatttatttattcctcttttatttttcagtttttttttttgactcttCCAGTCTCTTTGCATCTCTGTTGCAACCTATTGATGACACTCTAAGCTCAGTGGCCACTTCCCTCTGAGAACATCCTGTTTAGGTCTCAACTCTTGCAATGTTGACCAATTGTTAGGCTTCGTCTTGGTCTCATGATCTTAGAATGAGAATAGCATGACGAAGAGCAAATATATTGCCTGTTTTTGTGACAAACGGAACCTATGTGGCACGTTCCTTTGCACAGTCTCAGAACAAATTGTTTCAGATGAAACAAAGAGGCAAGAGGCAGTCTGGTTTCATACCATTGGGGTTGTCTCGAAGCTTCTTCTCCAGCTCCACGCCTCTTAGCTCCAGCTCATCGAGGCGTATTTCCAGTTGACTCATCTCCCCGTGGATGTCTTCTACTGGGATGTACTGATCTGACTGCACCTGATCAGTATTTGCATGGGGAAAACCACTGACTGTGAGTGCCAGTTTTGaaatattcttaaaaaaatatatatattgttgtaCCTTGCGTTTGATAAGTGGGAAGCCATGACCTGGGGCTGGGGGTCTGGAAGGACGAGGACCTTTTGGGGGCTTGCTTTTGGATTTTCCATGGGAGGGAGAAACTTTCTTGTTGAACGGATTTTCCTTACAAAtgcgcttaaaaaaaaaagatcgttAGTCTTGATGAATGTTCTGTATTTGTAAATGATTTTGTTACCTTGTGCGAAGGTGTAGCCCCTGAGGCTAATGGGCTGGGAGTGGTTGTGGGtcgtggtggagggggtcCTGCCTCTTTGGTCTCGTTGCTGCGACTGACCTGCGGGGTGGCAGGCGCCGAGCTCGCATTTGACTGCGCGGGGGACCCGAAGGGGCTTGGGCTAGAATGAGGCAGACGCTCGGTAGAAGAGGAGGACGAAGGCGAGGCGGTAGATGGCGAACAGATGGAAGGCTCTGAGATGCTTTTGGTGAAACTAAGCTCCTGGTCACTGCCTCCACCGGGGGCCGAACAAGGTTGGGACGAGCTGTGGTCGGAGCCAGAAGACAGACTCTCCACACTGAGAGCTGGAGAGCAAGAAGATTGCTGAGAATGTGGATGAACTGAGAGGTtacaagaaagaagaagaaaccaTGGAAGCAGAAGTAAAACAGGTTTGAATATAGATGGAATGGAAAAGATTATGGGGgggcaaaaacacaaaacgtcTGTCAAGTGATTTCACTCGTCTTTTGAGGGAATTTGACAGTCAATGTCCCATGACAGTTGCCAAAACATCATCTAGCCAGAATAATCAGAAAAAGTATGCAAAGATCACCAAGCTTCACCGATGAGGTAATGGCAGTGAGCGAAATCATCATCTCATGTTGCATAATCAAATTCCAACCTTGATGAGCAGTAGGTGGCTGCGGTGCACGAGGCGCCGGCCGTTTCTTGCTTTTGGCACTTGCCGGGCTCGTCGAGCGGGAGGAGTTTCCTGTGCTCGGGGGTGTTTCCGCACTGGCACCGTCAGCCGCCTGTGTGATGCTGTACCACGGATGACTCCCCACCAGCGCTGTTGGAATCGCGCTGCCTTCCTCTTCGTCCTTGGCCTCGTTCTTttcatcctcatcctcctcaaaGGGGTTGGGGGGTAAAGTGGGCGAACTGGACCTGCTGCTGTCCTCTTTAAGAGAAGACACAGAGCCTGTGTTGGGGGGTGTCGCCAGTCccgtggggggtgggggagggggtttcttcttcttggtttCTGATTGGACCAAGGCAAGCCAGGGTGGATCTTTGGGTTTATGGACACTGGACAAGCTGGACAGTGAGACAGACACATGGAGGCATCACAGAGGGGAAGACCACACAACAATGGGACGAAGTGCTCAACATTGAATATGATGTCGCTCAAACAGGAAAAACAAGTGAGGATGTGGTCACAGAAACTGAGAAAAGGAAGCGCGTTCACATACCTTCTTGGAGACTGGGATCTTTCTCTCGGTTTCGGAGGGGTGGGTGGCTTCTGCTGTTCACCTGCAATTGCAGAAGAAATGATTAACGAATCACTCATTGTCACCGCTCGATCATTTTGATTGCAATGTTGGTCACGCACCAGCTGCTTGGCTGTCTGCTGTCCGGGGTAGCTTCATCCGTGGGGATGGGCGGGGTGGAGGGCTGGGATCCGCAACCCGACGAGGTGCTGGCACTGGTCTGGCAACAGCTTCgctttgattgacaggttGAGAGGGGAGGTCCCCATTCGCCTCATTGCCAGTTAGCGTATCTTCTACCACGGCTTGCTCATGATCTTCGTCATCACTCTCGTCAAAAGGGTTAGGAGGAGAAGGGGGGCGGTGTTTCTGTTCTGCTTGTCCGCTATGATTGAGCAAATCTGTGTCTTCCAAGGGGGCCTCATTGTTTGTTGGTGCAGGGGTGACTGTGACAGTCACTTTCGCTGGTATGTCAGTGTCATTCGCTTTCCTCACAGGGGATGGAGTCTTTCGCTGGTTCATCTCAGAGGCTGCGGTGTGGGGAGTCTTGCTGCGACCCATCCTCATCGACTGGACTGCAATGGGGTTCTTGCTAAGATCCGGCCGGCCATTCTGGTTTGCTGAAGCTTGCCTTGAAAGGTGGTGTGTGCAAACCAAAGCCCCACAATCACTTCCCACTTTATAAGATCCAGGTAGCAAAGTGCTACGACACTCAGTGCATCTGGAAAGACAGGCAGAGAAAAAGGCAACATAACTATCATCCTGTAGCTGtcaaatgtaaacagccgaGGCATGAGACTTGTCTCGTGTCCAATTGATTTATCAGCACGCATGTGACcgttttgttcaaatattattGTTGCCATTCAGGACATCAACCAGACATTTTCACACCACACCAGAAAAGCAGGACATGTTTGGACGAGTTCCGTGTGGAAGAGTCCTAATCGCAATTGCATCATACTTTTGGTATTATATTGACTAGAGATTGTGAGACAGTCCTCTTGTTCAAATATCAGTGGCACCTAGCCTCCCAATTTCCGACAAACACTAAAAATCCAGAAGACTGGACGGTGGCTCCATATGTATTTCTATTTTCACTTATGAGGTGTAATTTTTAGTTTAGCTGGAAGAATTAAAAGTAATTCAGAAGAACACAAGTttatattttcagtttttttggtTAATGCCCCGCCCTAGGCTAATCTGACTCCAAAAcgcccaaaacaaaaaaaagacaaataatcaGAAGCCCATTAGTTCAGTAACATACATTCATAGTTTGGTTATATGTCACCTGAATTAATTTCACTCAAAGCATCTTAGTGCTCACCTGAAGCAGTTTCGATGGTACAGCTTGCCGTCCACCAAAAAACGTTGCACCAAATGGACGTGCTGCTGACAGGCAGTGCAGGTGCTGCTGAGTGTGGTGCGCTTCGCCACTTCTAGACCCGTTACCTTCGTCTGGCCCGGCTAAAGCAAGCAACCGGAATGTATTGCGCAGGCAGAGGACAGGGGGGAGATGTCAGGGGAAGAGGGGGATGCAGAGTAATGGAGGGGAAGATCAAACATGAAGTCAGGATTTGAGGATGTGGATTCTCCTTTTCGTTTACTTCATTACAACTACTCCCTGCAACATCTACTGCTTCATCCAAGAGCATTTTCGTTTTGaatgtcaaaaaataaaaagcccaCAAGACTTGGTGAATTTTCAAGCATCCCTTCATCGTGAGGAACGACACTGAGTGTAAGTTGAAAAtcagttaaaaacaaaatcacacagCATGGGTTAGCACGATAAATTTACATTATGGAGGTCAGATTTACAGTATTATTTGAAGGTTTTTAGATCGGGGTCGAGGAGATTAGTGGTTAGGAGCGTGGCACACTGTGTTAGGGGAGCACAAGACTACTACTATGAACAAGAGCGGGTTAAAAAGACTGACCTATCTGTTTTACTTTCATCTCTTAGCCCCCCACCACTCATCTTATTGCCTAGGCTCAGGAACAGAGAATGGAGGGGGGTTCAAATTTGGGGAGGGGGACGTACAGGAAGAGGGAGTGGAATGGATTTCCACCTGAAGAAATGATCACGCCAGCACATGGGAGTGTGGGATGGAGAAACGGCATGCCACAAAGAAGAAAGACAGGATACAGAGACTATCTTTATAGACTACTACTGTTGTTGTTCTCATGGAGAAGaggaaaatattaaatacCATGAAAGGattgaattgttttcattttacagaGTTATTACCCAAAACAATATTTCAAAGCTCATTCATCTACTAATAGACCGATGATCTGAAAAGCATGCAGTTTTAGAGGAAATATTAATTAGCCTCTGAAATCCCAATCATCACATGCATGGGGAGAACTCCCATTTGTACGTCTGAACATGTTTGCACATGTTGTTCTTACCTCAGATTCAACCTCTTTGCCCTCGAGTAGAGTTGGAGGCCTTTTGGTGACTGGCTCATTTTGATTAACAGAACCCAGCCTCTTCATGCAAGGAGGGTTTGCTGTAGGGAGTCGATAATCCGCTCATTATACATATACCGTCATTTAATGCTTTACTGCTCTGTCACACACAGAACTACaagaattattttcttttagggTGTTCTGTGGACTAACCTTGAGATTTGTTATTGAAGAAGTTGTAGTACTGAGAAACATAGGTTATGACACTGAGCCTGTCCGGAACTTTCATGGATACCATGTCTTCTGGGTCCAACAACGCAGGTATCCCGAGCTGTGCCTCGGCCACCTCAAAGGCCTATGTTAAagccaaaacaagaacaagaaGTCTCTCATTTGTCTTGAGCAAAGATTTGTAATCATCCTGCCAGTGGGGCTTCAAACGGGTCATGGAAACAATCACGCAAGCAGTAAATACTTTGGACTTAAAACCTACTTCACAAAGCATTGGTGTGTTACGCCACCATCAGCAGGTCATAAAAGAGTGTTTTGTTCCTTGGCTGCAAGCTGTCCTACCGTAGAAATTACAGGCTAGCTCCTGTTACGTAACATTACAGACATTATTGTGGGTAAGCGTGCGCCCTACAGTACATACACAAACTACATATAAGGAAGCGTAcaacgattaaaaaaaaatatatatatttcaagaAAGTAACCCTCTAACCAACCAAATTGTACGTAAGAGCAAAAATACTTATATGCTGTGACTACAGTTTTCTGAAAAGGTTGACGATAGACTAACTATTTGCTGACAACATTCATTGGGGAAAATAACCAGGCAGGAGTTCATGAAAACTTAAATAGTGGGCTCCTTGTTTGCAGTCTTAAATGACTTACTCATGCTTTAGCCTCAGGGATATAGTAATGAACGACGTGCTTTCACTTATTATTCAGCAGATTTTGCTTCTGGTTCTTTGGCAAACGTCTTCACTTTctgagggcaaaaaaaaaaggcgccTGGCGGCAACAAAGTCCTGCCAAAGTTGAGCTCACACAGTGAGGATACTCCCAACCATACTTTTGGTTTACTGACAAGAGTGAAAACTCTAAACAAGAGAAAGACGTTGAAGGTTTGTGCTGGTTTCATCGTTAGCGGCAATGTCCAAACAGGTATTTCCGCTTCATAGTATTAAGCTAggaatttgcatttattatcTCCACCTTTAGTTATCAAAATACTTATCAGAAGTGACAGATAACTTGCGTGCTCACAGAAGGAATAGACTTACCAGTCGGTTGTTCTCATAGACGTCATCTTTGGACAGCGAGCCAAAGTCTCTGCAACCAGATACATAAAAAACATCAGTTTGTAAGAACATGTAGAACTGGGCCAATTTACCACAAGAAAAATGTCTTCAGCACTCAGCTATGGTGTAGAGTGTACAGTAGTTGTTggcctacttttgttaagaacCTCCCAAAAAGGTTGTCTGAGGCCTGCTAAGTAGTTAAGCTTTTTAACTATTAAAGTTTGCTACTACAAAATCCAACGATGATccagcatgaaaaaaaaaaaaccacaaaggggaaaaagagGCAGTGATGGTGCTATGATGATTACAAAGGTCCAGAAGCTAGGAAGTCTCATCAGTAAACATCCTGCTTTACTAAAgtggaaaatatttcaagtgTTCCTGGATGAAAGTGTGCTTGTCCGCTTGTCTGCAAAGGCATGTTGGAAAGAGCGTACAAGTTTAAATAACACTCAAgtgggaaaaacaaagaaaggggGGCTTGCAGAGACTGTGGAGGTGGAAATCCCAGGAAGGCCAAACCTCAGGAAATAGCACACATAAGTGACATGTGTTCGCTTGAAACTGCTCTCCAAGCGCATAAACACACTGAGCAGCAGCTTCAATTTAAAGGCTAGTCTTGATGAGTCTTTTTCAAGCACACATTGTTGCTGTGCTAAATCTGTTGGGGATAATTTTGGAGTGTCTTTAAACTGACGCGCCCTCACACAGATGACGAATTGTGAACCTAGTCCACCATGACAGTGCTTCTTTCCGGAGTTTATTTTTGGCAAATGGACAACTGTGGATGAGagtgtttgtgcgtgcgtgcaatCCACTATCTGGATCCGTATGAAAATGAACTGTCTGGATACTTCTTTGGGGTCCATCCCAAGCTTGCTACAGATCTTaatgacatatttttttcctacaTAGTCTTGATGACAGTCGAAACTGAAAATTAAATAGGAAGAAATTAGCCGTGGAACGATTAATCGAAAACTAATTAATTATCCAATAATGGACAAAATCTTTATATTCTATTCATAGTATAGAGACCTtgttcaatttttaaaaaatttggaatttcaacGTCCATACAGTAAATATTCGCCAATTTCTGTAATCCTCTATGAAAGCAAGTTgatttgcaaacatctgcttttactttggaaaacaaggcTCAACATAGCTGCCTATTATCTGGCATGTTATGGCCCAAAGTAAATGAATCATAATATATGTTGGCGGGATTTCTGTATGGccagtttgaaataaaattgacacTGCACTTGTGATAATGTTAAAaactcaaatgaaatgaatgtattttttttacacctttTCTCCACACAATAAATCGACAGCTCAATCGATTATTAAAATGATGATTAGTTGCAAACTTCCATCCCTAAAAGAATTGTATACTATAGTCGTCAAGCTGTTCCTGTCAAACTTACATTGACATTTATTCACCCATTAATGGCCATGTTTGTACAAAGCAATGTACATATGCATAAGCACATATTTACAATTTAGACTAAGTGTGGACTACATAATACccaaaatgaattcaaacttGTGCACCCAATTCTTACTTTATGAATTGATATACACAGATTATATAATATCTATTATATAACCTATTTTATCCCGATTTCGCCCATCCTCAGAGCCCCCAAACTACTTGCGTCCATGATGAATATAAACTTCTAAACACAACTGCCTACCTCTGTGAGAACACAGCGGCAGCGGAGACTCACTACAATGGATACCACGCATATTAGAGAAGTAAATCCAGTTTGACAGGCAGAGGCCTTGGCTGCAGATTACCCTGACAGGCTGTCTGTCTGGATCAGAGCGAGCCGGTCTCTGCGACTGCGGCTACTGTACACACTGGGGGCTGAACAGGGAGCCATGCTGGGACACAAAtggaagaagagacagaactgAAAAGCTGACTATTGAGGGCTTATAAACTGCACGAGTTGCACAGTTACTACTGTGCAGAGTTCAGAGATTTTACGCTTCATTAATTTAGTCATCCAGGGGATGTTTGCATggttttctcattttgtggACCACAGAAGGAAGAAACTTCCTTCGAATCACATTTCCCCTTAGAAGATAGGCGAGGAACTACTGTGGACTCCTTTCACATATTACCCCAACAACAACTGGTAAATGGGCTGCATTGCACCACATCTTTCACCTTACACGTCACCTACTCTATGCTGCCATGTGGATTAGCGCTGTCCTGATCTGATCATGTGATCAGAAATCGGGGCCAATCAGGTAATTCAGATAATTCTAATAGGGTGAAAAACattcaacccccccccacacacacaatttttaAAGGTTATAAAGCCCAAAAATAATCTTGTGGTACAAAAATATTGCCAAATCAAACAGCAACAACTCAGTTTTATACGAAACAATGTGACAATGTGGTGTTGTCGGAAAAGAAAACGAAAGGCAGAAAATGTGCCCACACTGGTGCTAGGAATTAGATTCTACAAAGATTTAACTTCTTAAGACCATCTGTACAGCACCTATTTGTTTATacatgaccaaaaaaagtAGCCTGCGTGTTAACTTGCAATACCGGGACGGAGTTGATTGACAAATGGAAATAGGAGCTATATTAAATGCGGCCATGCGTTATCAAGCATTCTCATCAAGCGGCACCTGATAACTCCGATGACATGGCTCGGCGACAGACAGGCGACAAACTCTTATCATTTATATCGATAATTTgattcatacacacacaatttgcaCAGCACACAAGGCATCTGTAACGCTGAAATATATGGTGATGCTTTAAGTGTTCCAGTGTGTACTAAAGATTTCTGGAGTAAAAGCtgccccccctaaaaaaaaaaaaccaccaaATTATCTATAACATACAGTGATGCATAATTGCAAATGTGATCATtaatttgaagaagaaaaatactgTCATTATCTAATATCATTATAGCAATGCATTTTTACACCTCACGGCCTGCCATAAGGATTTTACCCGATTATCACTGCAGTTGAATAATAAATACCCTGTCATGATGACAAAACAACAGATGGACTTACAATCGAATAATTGAATGTGTGACTAAGATAAGTGATTAATGGGTGGTTATGTTCCATTTAGATGAGACAGCTCACAGCACATGATCGCTGACTAGACCGACTGGGATTATAAATGGAACAGAGTCGTCTTCAACGCTATGACACACAATTTAGCGTTTCTTGTTCCAACAAATCAAACACGTttgacggggaaaaaaaacgtctgTCACAAACAGAACACTAAccacgtttttgttttatctaacgtgtgtatgtgtttattAAACCAGGTTGTGTGTTGTTCCAGCACAGCCAGTACAAGGCTTGCCAGTTCCCCAGCCAATGTGCATTAACAGTTTATGTTAGTGTAAAAGGTGATGGATGTTACGCTCACATTTCTCAGCAGTGATACAATTCTGTGGGCTAGTTATACGAGTCATCAAAGAAACAACAATCGATCAAGTAAagtgttgttttcatttcacttttaGTTCCATCTAGTTTCAACATATTTATTAGGCACATGTACTGATTATCAATACTGAttattagtttaaaaaaaatcatattgaaCATCCGTAAACACCAATTTGAAACTTCTCTAAATGTATGGTTAAACAGAATACACACAATATCCTCTTATTTTTACAACCACAGGAATGTGCACTGTAATTTACAATGACCTGTAGTGTATAATGGCAAAAAACACAAGCCGCCTTGAAGCGCTGTCAGAAAACATCAGTTGTTTATAGGTGTTCAAGGTGTATTCAGCTCATAACAGAAAATATTgcttagcacgtccgcctcaaaTCTATAACTAAATCAACTTGGCACTGCTat
This window harbors:
- the micall1a gene encoding MICAL-like protein 1 isoform X1, translating into MMGSLKALQEWCRIQCENYHNVEIKDMSTSFRDGLAFCAIIHRFRPELIDFGSLSKDDVYENNRLAFEVAEAQLGIPALLDPEDMVSMKVPDRLSVITYVSQYYNFFNNKSQANPPCMKRLGSVNQNEPVTKRPPTLLEGKEVESEPGQTKVTGLEVAKRTTLSSTCTACQQHVHLVQRFLVDGKLYHRNCFRCTECRSTLLPGSYKVGSDCGALVCTHHLSRQASANQNGRPDLSKNPIAVQSMRMGRSKTPHTAASEMNQRKTPSPVRKANDTDIPAKVTVTVTPAPTNNEAPLEDTDLLNHSGQAEQKHRPPSPPNPFDESDDEDHEQAVVEDTLTGNEANGDLPSQPVNQSEAVARPVPAPRRVADPSPPPRPSPRMKLPRTADSQAAGEQQKPPTPPKPRERSQSPRSLSSVHKPKDPPWLALVQSETKKKKPPPPPPTGLATPPNTGSVSSLKEDSSRSSSPTLPPNPFEEDEDEKNEAKDEEEGSAIPTALVGSHPWYSITQAADGASAETPPSTGNSSRSTSPASAKSKKRPAPRAPQPPTAHQVHPHSQQSSCSPALSVESLSSGSDHSSSQPCSAPGGGSDQELSFTKSISEPSICSPSTASPSSSSSTERLPHSSPSPFGSPAQSNASSAPATPQVSRSNETKEAGPPPPRPTTTPSPLASGATPSHKRICKENPFNKKVSPSHGKSKSKPPKGPRPSRPPAPGHGFPLIKRKVQSDQYIPVEDIHGEMSQLEIRLDELELRGVELEKKLRDNPNDEDEEHLLVDWFTLIHEKHQLVRREAELVYTAKQQNLEERQADVEYELRCLLNKPEKEWTEEDKSREQQLMAELVTIIEQRNQIVNSMDQDRQREEEEDKFMEAVLKKKDFHKESDGDQQKKKGAKFKPIKVLKRLSLKGESGKSPQKDNS